A stretch of the Papaver somniferum cultivar HN1 chromosome 6, ASM357369v1, whole genome shotgun sequence genome encodes the following:
- the LOC113286610 gene encoding pectate lyase-like: MKKNMNSTLLLLFFFSFAAVIPNLQANIGHFDPYVRKQAEDAAEYNRNHAYVQNPIETVNHVNDHVHKVFAGRNSTKIERKLGKYHGPCLATNPIDRCWRCRADWANDRKRLADCVLGFGRHTRGGKRGKFYVVTDPSDNDLVNPKPGTLRYGVIQTQPLWIIFARSMVIRLSEELMIASDKTIDGRGANVHITGGAGLTMQFVRNVIIHGLHIHDIHPGSGGLIRDSLDHYGFRTASDGDGISIFGSSHIWIDHNSMSNCKDGIVDAIMGSTAITISNNHMTDHNEVMLFGASDGYSNDTIMQVTIAFNHFGRGLVQRMPRCRFGFFHVLNNDYTHWLMYAIGGSRNPTIISQGNRFIAPPDTNAKEVTHRVFATEDVWKQWTWRSQNDLMMNGAFFVESGDITPSLPYSKQDMISSKPGTFVTRLTRFAGAINCFVGKPC, translated from the exons atgaagaaaaacatGAATTCTACTTTAttacttttgtttttcttctcatttgctgCAGTTATTCCAAATTTACAGGCTAATATCGGCCATTTTGACCCGTATGTAAGAAAACAAGCTGAGGACGCTGCGGAGTATAATCGGAACCATGCTTATGTTCAGAATCCCATCGAAACTGTCAACCATGTTAACGATCACGTGCATAA AGTGTTTGCGGGGCGTAACAGCACAAAGATAGAAAGAAAGTTAGGAAAGTATCATGGTCCATGTTTAGCAACGAACCCTATTGACCGTTGCTGGAGGTGCAGGGCAGATTGGGCAAATGACCGTAAGAGGTTAGCCGATTGTGTCCTTGGTTTTGGCCGACACACTAGAGGTGGAAAGAGAGGGAAATTCTACGTAGTCACTGATCCATCTGATAATGACTTGGTGAACCCCAAGCCAGGAACATTGAGATACGGTGTAATCCAAACTCAGCCACTCTGGATCATTTTCGCAAGAAGTATGGTTATCAGGCTGAGCGAAGAGCTTATGATAGCAAGCGACAAGACAATTGACGGTCGTGGAGCAAATGTTCATATCACAGGCGGTGCAGGCCTTACTATGCAGTTTGTGAGGAACGTCATCATTCATGGTCTTCACATCCATGACATTCATCCAGGAAGCGGTGGCTTAATTAGGGACTCACTTGATCATTATGGATTCAGAACAGCTAGTGATGGAGACGGTATCTCTATCTTTGGATCGTCGCACATTTGGATCGATCATAACTCCATGTCCAACTGCAAGGATGGAATAGTAGATGCCATTATGGGATCCACGGCTATTACTATCTCGAACAACCACATGACAGATCACAATGAG GTGATGTTGTTCGGTGCAAGTGACGGCTACTCTAACGATACAATAATGCAAGTTACAATCGCGTTTAACCACTTTGGAAGGGGTTTAGTGCAGAGAATGCCAAGGTGCAGGTTTGGATTTTTCCATGTCCTAAACAATGATTACACTCACTGGCTTATGTATGCCATTGGTGGTAGTCGCAATCCTACCATCATCAGCCAGGGTAACAGATTCATTGCTCCTCCTGATACAAATGCTAAGGAGGTGACTCATAGGGTTTTCGCAACAGAGGACGTGTGGAAGCAATGGACATGGAGGTCACAAAATGATTTGATGATGAACGGTGCATTCTTTGTTGAATCTGGCGACATAACTCCATCCTTGCCTTATTCAAAGCAAGATATGATCAGTTCTAAACCTGGTACATTCGTGACCAGACTAACACGTTTCGCAGGTGCCATAAACTGTTTTGTTGGTAAACCTTGCTAA
- the LOC113286512 gene encoding putative F-box protein At1g32420 has translation MTDDEPLNQYQKANDSIDDYDYNKRIYYFEYDDNEDWNYVKPFHRKITLETPCCEAYILIGSFNGLICIYGSRPTIPDASGPAIIFNPVTKEFIVLPDFDCYPEYDIKGENSRRCYHLACGFGYLAGTNEYKVVRICDYAGEPKVVEVEVYTVGSGKGWRRVGKFDFGFRFNPHWEHTHGVFLNEALYWKNTDGGMIVVFDLAGEKY, from the exons ATGACAGACGATGAGCCACTGAATCAGTACCAGAAAGCAA ATGATTCTATTGATGATTATGATTATAATAAACGTATTTACTATTTCGAATATGATGATAATGAGGATTGGAATTATGTTAAACCCTTTCACAGAAAGATCACTTTAGAAACTCCATGCTGTGAAGCTTACATCTTAATTGGTTCGTTTAATGGTTTGATATGTATTTATGGATCTCGACCTACTATTCCTGATGCTTCTGGCCCTGCTATTATTTTTAACCCGGTGACAAAAGAATTCATTGTACTGCCAGATTTTGACTGCTATCCCGAATATGACATAAAAGGTGAAAATTCACGTCGATGTTATCATTTGGCATGTGGATTTGGTTACCTTGCCGGAACAAATGAGTACAAAGTTGTCCGGATATGTGATTATGCTGGAGAACCTAAGGTTGTCGAGGTGGAGGTGTACACTGTTGGAAGCGGTAAGGGATGGAGACGTGTTGGAAAGTTCGATTTTGGTTTTCGATTTAACCCACATTGGGAGCATACGCATGGTGTGTTTCTGAATGAagctctttattggaaaaatactGATGGAGGAATGATTGTGGTTTTCGATCTGGCTGGTGAAAAATACTGA